The following proteins are encoded in a genomic region of Ostrea edulis chromosome 7, xbOstEdul1.1, whole genome shotgun sequence:
- the LOC130046356 gene encoding uncharacterized protein LOC130046356, which produces MIGLLMCQSVIYTLAMQTRHYILQDERLCDSTECGVQMHYVTLDDEIKVYGGWVKVHPSSHTHGSCGRDLACELQLVPDSGSLKKQEFHLIFLQFQLDDSNDEFMLKLDQASSTSFKDVSQIATITRDSERPHDYMSGVGKFVRFRLTHGNRTDDFGFTISVTRTGATFDPSKSDDNPMALSPPVTIFISVIGIIILFFIVYMIIKTIKLRSNFLSSRRNSGQPLNNIALTERNPSHPRRAEANSYTQPPSADRPSIVRHASDEDESYVLTDFPYVNTPMVIVGNSDSPPDSTEVADSTEVPAKPPPTYEDVMQFSDE; this is translated from the exons ATGATCGGGCTGTTGATGTGCCAGTCCGTAATATATACCCTGGCTATGCAAACACGCcatt ATATCTTGCAAGACGAAAGACTCTGTGACAGCACCGAATGCGGGGTACAAATGCACTATGTGACGCTGGACGACGAGATCAAAGTTTACGGTGGATGGGTTAAGGTGCACCCGTCCTCCCATACTCATGGCAGCTGTGGTAGGGATCTGGCTTGTGAACTCCAGTTGGTACCAGACTCTGGCAGCCTCAAGAAACAGGAGTTTCATCTCATCTTCCTCCAATTCCAGCTTGATGACTCTAATGACGAATTCATGTTAAAACTGGATCAAGCCAGTTCCACATCTTTCAAAGATGTTAGCCAGATA GCCACGATAACCAGAGACTCGGAAAGACCACATGATTACATGAGCGGTGTCGGCAAATTTGTTCGCTTCCGACTTACACATGGAAACAGAACCGATGATTTTGGATTCACGATAAGCGTTACAAGAACAG GCGCTACATTCGATCCATCCAAGTCAGATGATAACCCTATGGCTCTGTCACCTCCTGTCACGATTTTCATCTCCGTCATTggaattatcattttatttttcatcgtTTATATGATAATAAAGACCATCAAACTAAGAAGCAATTTTCTGTCTTCCCGGAGAAACAGTGGACAGCCGCTGAACAATATCGCACTCACGGAAAGAAACCCAAGTCATCCAAGAAGGGCAGAGGCAAATTCTTACACACAGCCACCAAGCG cGGACCGTCCAAGCATTGTCCGACATGCCTCTGACGAGGACGAGAGCTACGTCCTGACAGATTTCCCATATGTCAATACACCAATGGTTATAGTCGGGAATTCGGACAGCCCCCCGGACAGCACCGAAGTTGCGGACAGCACCGAAGTTCCGGCCAAACCACCACCGACGTATGAAGATGTGATGCAATTTTCGGATGAATGA